The genome window CAGCTCGTGTTCGTCCGGGCGCATGGATGTCCTTCAATGCTCGTTCGTCGGCGCATCGGGCGGAAACGCTTCGTGCTGCGGCGCGTGCCCGCCAATATGGTCCCACGGAGCTTTGGACCCGACGAAGATGTGCATTTCGATCTGCACACCAGGATCGCCATCCACGCTTCCGAGCGTGACGCCGTGCACGTTTCCTGATGCCATGCCGCACAGCGTGCTGCCACAGCTCCGGCAAAAGCATAGGCCCCATCCGGCAGCCGTGCCGTAGTGGCTCAGATTGTCTTCGCCGGACACCCATGAGAATGAACCCGGCGTCACTTCGGCGTATGCGGAGCCGGCGCCACTGAATGCTTTTCTACACCGAGAACAGTGACAACTACGCCCCGGCCCGAGCGGTGAAGTAATCTGGTATCGAACGCGTCCGCAAAAGCAACCACCGGTGATCATGATCTACATCCATCGTTCTTTCATGGCGTTTTTCTTTCCGCAACCATTCACCGATCACTGCGAGCGGCTACCCTGGAGGCACGAGCCTTGGAAGCAGTCCTTCACGCAGATGTGCCCTGCGCCCAGGGCTACGGGCGACACCTTCGTTTTCGTGCGCGCTCGAGCGCTTCGAGCTGAGCCCACTTCACGCGGATGAAATCGGCTGTTTTGCCGCCACGATCGGGATGCGTTTCGAATGCCCGCATGCGAAAAGCGCGCTGAATGTCATCGACCGATGCTGCCGCTGAAAGCCCCAGAATCATGAATGGATCGGCCGATCGATCGACCACGCTGGGCCGGAATCGCTGCGAAGGTTCTTCGGGCGGGCGTCGAGGTTTCTTTTCGACGAACGGCGGCAACCCTTGCTGTAATCGAATGAATGCACGTGCCCATAGCGGCTCGATTTCCACAACTGGACAGCCTGCAGCCCGCGCGGCGTGTTCCTTCGCTTCCTCCAGGGTCCGCGCGCCGCCCGAATACGCATCTGGCGGACGAAATGGCGAGCGTACGGGCCCGCCCGTCCACCAAGCGCACCAGAGAAAGCGGCGACGCTTGGTGGTGGTGATGGAAACCCGTGCGGGCGACAAGGTCATGCGCTGCCGGCGACGTTCTTCGCCTAAAAGTTATGCCGCGCCAAAAATGGCTGGACGTCTTGCCAGACCATTGCTGACACTGCTCGATCCTGAGCGTAGGTCACGTTCGTTCGGTAAGTCCAAACCGGTTCGCGTCGTGTCGGGGAAAGCAACGCCTCATCCCACCCTTCG of Polyangiaceae bacterium contains these proteins:
- a CDS encoding GFA family protein translates to MITGGCFCGRVRYQITSPLGPGRSCHCSRCRKAFSGAGSAYAEVTPGSFSWVSGEDNLSHYGTAAGWGLCFCRSCGSTLCGMASGNVHGVTLGSVDGDPGVQIEMHIFVGSKAPWDHIGGHAPQHEAFPPDAPTNEH
- a CDS encoding J domain-containing protein, whose translation is MTLSPARVSITTTKRRRFLWCAWWTGGPVRSPFRPPDAYSGGARTLEEAKEHAARAAGCPVVEIEPLWARAFIRLQQGLPPFVEKKPRRPPEEPSQRFRPSVVDRSADPFMILGLSAAASVDDIQRAFRMRAFETHPDRGGKTADFIRVKWAQLEALERARKRRCRP